A DNA window from Vigna angularis cultivar LongXiaoDou No.4 chromosome 1, ASM1680809v1, whole genome shotgun sequence contains the following coding sequences:
- the LOC108322704 gene encoding pathogen-associated molecular patterns-induced protein A70: protein MADPASFIASWLTPSSLFIFVNLVIGTIAITSRFTPKNHHHHHPHLAPSPSLLQRVSSFNLTHYYTHHHHPDPDFTHPQLVPTPSLLQRVKSFNLSFRKHEPTHAETHHLQPQHAQSTNPELVRTPSLLDRLTSFDLSLKNQEPTNAQTQHAQPEPEPEQPELVRSPSLLQRLQSINLSRLYRSEPVHGEDPSGGSGKAEMRKSASERRGSIEREEEEEVERRRPQTARVEATSCREDEEVDAKADDFINRFKKQLRLQRIDSLLRYRAGSG from the coding sequence ATGGCAGACCCAGCAAGTTTCATTGCCAGCTGGTTAACACCCTCTTCTCTCTTCATCTTCGTCAACCTCGTCATAGGAACAATAGCAATCACTTCTCGCTTCACTCCCAaaaaccaccaccaccaccaccctcATCTCGCTCCTTCACCCTCCCTTCTACAACGAGTCAGCTCCTTCAATCTCACTCACTACTATACCCATCATCACCACCCAGACCCAGATTTCACTCACCCCCAACTCGTTCCAACACCCTCATTGTTGCAGCGAGTCAAGTCCTTCAATCTCTCCTTCCGCAAACACGAACCCACACATGCAGAAACACACCACCTCCAACCCCAACACGCCCAATCTACAAACCCGGAACTGGTTCGGACACCCTCCCTGTTGGATCGCCTCACGTCTTTCGATCTTTCTCTTAAGAATCAAGAACCCACGAATGCACAAACACAACACGCGCAACCCGAACCAGAACCTGAACAGCCGGAACTGGTTCGGAGTCCCTCGCTCTTGCAGCGGCTACAGTCCATAAACTTGTCGCGTCTGTATAGATCGGAGCCCGTACACGGAGAGGATCCGAGTGGCGGGTCGGGTAAGGCGGAGATGAGGAAATCGGCGAGCGAGAGAAGGGGCTCGATAGAACGcgaagaggaagaggaggtgGAGAGACGGAGACCACAAACGGCGAGGGTTGAAGCGACGTCATGTAGAGAAGACGAAGAGGTGGACGCGAAAGCTGATGATTTCATCAACAGGTTCAAGAAGCAGTTGAGGCTGCAGAGGATTGACTCTCTTCTCCGTTACAGAGCTGGTAGCGGATAG
- the LOC108322687 gene encoding cytokinin dehydrogenase 4 — MGSYFRFSKAFVVLGVAFTVLSQAQSQPWSLLQAPKDLILKLIRDPVTLSLASTDFGHIVHDNPFAIFSPSSISDISLLINFSNSLAIPFTIAPRGQAHSVNGQAMANDGVVVNMTELNGFRNGAGIVVVSDGRTNAPYADVGGEQIWIDVLHATLEHGLTPLSWTDYLFLSVGGTLSNAGISGQSFRFGPQISNVHELDVVTGKGDLVTCSSEKNSELFYAVLGGLGQFGIITRARIALGPAPTRVKWLRLLYNDFSAFSADQEHLISLNGRNDTIAADYVEGFLLLNQPPLDLSSFPAPDQPRITSLLTQYGIIYIIELVKYYDNSTQQHVDEDVKVLVEGLKFVPTFMFEKDASYEEFLNRVHTDELFLTSQGLWDVPHPWLNLFVPGSRISDFDEGVFKGIILKQNITAGVAIIYPMNRSKWNDKMSAVTPNEDVFYTVSLLHSTGFDKVEEFQAQNQRILKFCEDAGIKIKQYLPQNKTRNEWIKQFGSKWKTFQVRKNQFDPNRILSPGQRIFN, encoded by the exons ATGGGAAgttattttagattttcaaaagCTTTTGTTGTGCTAGGGGTAGCCTTCACAGTGCTGTCACAGGCACAATCACAACCTTGGTCGTTACTCCAAGCACCAAAAGACCTAATCCTGAAGCTTATTCGTGATCCTGTGACCCTTTCACTGGCCTCAACCGACTTTGGCCACATAGTTCATGACAACCCTTTTGCGATTTTTTCGCCATCGTCCATCAGTGACATCTCTCTGTTGATAAATTTCTCGAATTCTCTTGCCATCCCTTTCACCATAGCTCCCAGAGGGCAAGCACATTCGGTGAATGGACAAGCCATGGCAAATGATGGGGTTGTGGTAAACATGACCGAGTTGAATGGGTTCAGAAACGGTGCTGGGATTGTAGTAGTGTCTGATGGCAGAACAAATGCTCCATATGCTGATGTGGGTGGAGAACAAATTTGGATTGATGTGTTGCATGCAACACTTGAGCATGGACTCACACCACTCTCTTGGACTGATTATTTGTTCTTATCGGTTGGTGGAACTCTCTCCAATGCTGGGATTAGTGGCCAATCCTTCAGGTTTGGTCCTCAGATTTCCAATGTTCATGAATTGGATGTTGTTACAG GGAAAGGAGACCTAGTGACATGTTCTTCGGAGAAAAATTCAGAGTTGTTTTACGCCGTTCTAGGAGGATTAGGTCAATTTGGAATTATAACTAGGGCAAGAATAGCTCTTGGACCCGCACCAACTAGG GTGAAGTGGCTCCGTTTGCTTTACAACGATTTCTCTGCATTTTCTGCAGACCAAGAACACTTGATCTCGTTGAATGGAAGAAACGACACCATTGCTGCTGATTATGTAGAAGGTTTCCTTCTGCTAAATCAGCCACCACTggatctttcttcttttccagcACCCGATCAACCTCGTATAACTTCCCTGCTGACACAATACGGCATTATCTATATCATAGAGCTTGTGAAATATTACGACAACAGTACACAACAACATGTTGACGAG GAtgtaaaagttttggtggaggGGTTGAAGTTTGTTCCCACGTTTATGTTCGAAAAAGATGCATCATACGAAGAGTTCCTGAACAGAGTTCATACCGACGAGCTTTTCCtaacatcacaaggactttggGATGTTCCTCATCCTTGGCTAAACCTCTTTGTTCCAGGATCTCGAATCTCAGATTTCGATGAAGGTGTGTTCAAGGGCATTATTCTGAAGCAAAATATCACAGCAGGAGTTGCGATAATCTACCCGATGAATCGATCCAA GTGGAATGATAAGATGTCAGCAGTTACACCTAATGAAGATGTTTTCTATACTGTGTCACTTCTTCATTCAACTGGGTTTGATAAAGTGGAGGAATTTCAAGCTCAAAACCAACGAATATTAAAGTTCTGTGAGGATGCTGGTATTAAGATCAAGCAGTATCTTCCCCAAAACAAAACAAGGAATGAATGGATCAAACAGTTTGGCTCCAAATGGAAAACATTCCAAGTAAGAAAAAATCAATTTGATCCCAACAGAATATTGTCACCTGGACAGAggattttcaattaa